One window of the Enterobacter huaxiensis genome contains the following:
- the ytfE gene encoding iron-sulfur cluster repair protein YtfE: MAFRDQPLGELALSIPRASALFRKYDMDYCCGGKQTLGRAASRKELDVEAIEAELAQLAEQPVDKDWRTAPLAEIIDHIIVRYHDRHREQLPELILQATKVERVHADKPSVPRGLAKYLSMLHEELSSHMMKEEQILFPMIKQGMGSQAMGPISVMESEHDDAGELLEVIKHTTNNVTPPPEACTTWKAMYNGINEMIDDLMEHISLENNVLFPRALSGK; this comes from the coding sequence ATGGCCTTCCGCGACCAACCCCTCGGCGAGCTGGCGCTCTCCATCCCCCGCGCTTCTGCGCTGTTCCGTAAATACGATATGGACTACTGCTGCGGCGGTAAGCAAACGCTGGGGCGTGCTGCCTCGCGCAAGGAGCTGGACGTCGAGGCGATTGAAGCAGAGCTGGCACAGCTGGCCGAGCAGCCTGTAGATAAAGACTGGCGCACCGCACCGCTTGCCGAGATCATTGACCACATCATCGTGCGTTACCACGACCGTCACCGCGAGCAGCTGCCAGAGCTGATCCTGCAGGCAACAAAAGTTGAGCGCGTTCACGCCGACAAACCTTCCGTACCGCGCGGCCTGGCGAAGTATCTGTCCATGCTGCACGAAGAGCTGTCCAGCCACATGATGAAAGAAGAGCAGATCCTCTTCCCGATGATCAAGCAGGGCATGGGCAGCCAGGCGATGGGGCCGATCAGCGTAATGGAAAGCGAACATGATGACGCCGGCGAACTGCTGGAAGTGATCAAGCACACCACCAACAACGTCACGCCGCCGCCAGAAGCGTGCACCACCTGGAAAGCGATGTACAACGGCATTAACGAGATGATTGACGATCTGATGGAACACATCAGTCTTGAGAACAACGTTCTGTTCCCGCGTGCGTTATCGGGTAAATAA
- the cycA gene encoding D-serine/D-alanine/glycine transporter, producing the protein MVDQVKVAASEEASSEQSLRRNLTNRHIQLIAIGGAIGTGLFMGSGKTISLAGPSIIFVYMIIGFMLFFVMRAMGELLLSNLEYKSFSDFASDLLGPWAGYFTGWTYWFCWVVTGMADVVAITAYAQFWFPGLSDWVASLAVIVLLLSLNLATVKMFGEMEFWFAMIKIVAIVGLIVVGLVMVLTHFQSPTGVQASFTHLWNDGGWFPKGISGFFAGFQIAVFAFVGIELVGTTAAETKDPEKSLPRAINSIPVRIIMFYVFALVIIMSVTPWSSVVPTKSPFVELFVLVGLPAAASLINFVVLTSAASSANSGVFSTSRMLFGLAQEGVAPSAFAKLSKRAVPAKGLTFSCICLLGGVVMLYVNPSVIGAFTMITTVSAILFMFVWTIILCSYLVYRKQRPHLHEKSIYKMPLGKLMCWVCMAFFVFVLVLLTLEDDTRQALIVTPLWFIALGLGWLFIGKKRMAGMR; encoded by the coding sequence ATGGTAGATCAGGTCAAAGTCGCCGCCTCGGAAGAGGCGTCCTCTGAACAGTCGCTGCGGCGAAATCTCACAAACCGTCATATTCAGCTTATTGCCATTGGGGGTGCCATCGGTACCGGGCTGTTTATGGGGTCGGGCAAAACCATCAGCCTTGCCGGGCCGTCGATCATCTTCGTTTATATGATCATCGGTTTTATGCTCTTCTTCGTGATGCGCGCAATGGGTGAATTGCTGCTCTCGAACCTCGAATACAAATCCTTCAGCGACTTCGCCTCTGACCTGCTCGGCCCCTGGGCGGGCTATTTCACCGGCTGGACCTACTGGTTCTGCTGGGTGGTAACCGGTATGGCGGACGTCGTTGCCATCACGGCGTACGCGCAGTTCTGGTTCCCCGGCCTTTCAGACTGGGTAGCTTCGCTGGCGGTTATCGTTCTGCTGCTGAGCCTGAACCTCGCCACCGTGAAAATGTTCGGCGAGATGGAGTTCTGGTTTGCGATGATCAAAATCGTCGCCATCGTGGGGCTGATTGTTGTGGGTCTGGTGATGGTGCTGACGCACTTCCAGTCACCAACCGGCGTTCAGGCATCATTCACTCATCTGTGGAATGACGGCGGCTGGTTCCCTAAAGGCATCAGCGGCTTCTTTGCCGGCTTCCAGATTGCGGTGTTTGCGTTTGTGGGGATTGAGCTGGTGGGGACCACCGCGGCGGAAACCAAAGATCCGGAGAAATCACTCCCGCGCGCAATCAACTCCATTCCAGTCCGTATCATCATGTTCTACGTCTTCGCGCTGGTCATCATCATGTCCGTGACGCCGTGGAGCTCTGTCGTCCCAACCAAGAGCCCGTTCGTTGAGCTGTTCGTACTGGTGGGCCTGCCTGCCGCCGCGAGCCTGATCAACTTCGTGGTGCTGACCTCCGCGGCCTCCTCGGCTAACAGCGGCGTGTTCTCGACCAGCCGTATGCTGTTTGGTCTGGCGCAGGAAGGCGTTGCGCCGAGCGCGTTCGCCAAGCTGTCTAAACGTGCGGTACCGGCGAAAGGGCTGACCTTCTCCTGCATCTGCCTGCTGGGCGGTGTGGTGATGCTCTACGTAAACCCAAGCGTGATCGGCGCGTTCACCATGATCACCACGGTCTCTGCGATCCTGTTCATGTTCGTCTGGACCATCATCCTGTGTTCATACCTGGTGTATCGCAAACAGCGTCCGCACCTGCATGAGAAATCCATCTACAAGATGCCGCTGGGCAAGCTGATGTGCTGGGTATGCATGGCGTTCTTCGTGTTTGTACTGGTGCTGCTGACGCTGGAAGATGATACCCGTCAGGCGCTGATCGTCACGCCGCTGTGGTTCATCGCACTGGGGCTGGGCTGGCTGTTCATCGGTAAGAAACGAATGGCGGGCATGCGTTAA
- the fklB gene encoding FKBP-type peptidyl-prolyl cis-trans isomerase codes for MTTPTFDTIEAQASYGIGLQVGQQLSESGLEGLLPEALVAGIADALAGNHPAVPVDVVHRALREIHERADAVRRSRFEEMAAEGEKYLEENREREGVNSTESGLQFRVINQGDGAIPARTDHVRVHYTGKLIDGTVFDSSVARGEPAEFPVNGVIAGWIEALTLMPVGSKWELTIPQNLAYGERGAGASIPPFSTLVFEVELLEIL; via the coding sequence ATGACCACCCCGACTTTTGACACTATCGAAGCGCAGGCAAGCTACGGCATCGGCTTGCAGGTAGGACAGCAACTGAGCGAATCCGGCCTGGAAGGTCTGTTACCGGAAGCGCTGGTGGCGGGTATCGCTGACGCGCTGGCAGGCAATCATCCGGCCGTTCCGGTTGACGTTGTACACCGCGCGCTGCGTGAAATCCACGAACGCGCTGACGCAGTGCGTCGTTCGCGCTTCGAAGAGATGGCAGCAGAAGGCGAAAAATATCTGGAAGAGAACCGCGAGCGTGAAGGCGTGAACAGCACCGAATCCGGCCTGCAGTTCCGTGTGATCAACCAGGGCGATGGCGCTATTCCGGCGCGTACCGACCACGTTCGCGTGCACTACACCGGTAAGCTGATCGACGGCACCGTGTTCGACAGCTCCGTTGCGCGCGGCGAACCGGCTGAATTCCCGGTTAACGGCGTTATCGCGGGCTGGATCGAAGCGCTGACCCTGATGCCGGTCGGTTCCAAATGGGAGCTGACCATCCCTCAGAACCTGGCCTACGGCGAGCGCGGCGCTGGCGCGTCCATCCCGCCATTCAGCACCCTGGTGTTTGAAGTCGAGCTGCTGGAAATCCTGTAA
- a CDS encoding OapA family protein produces MPGRFELKPTLAKIWHAPDNFRLMDPLPPLHRRGIIIGALLVIVGFLLPSGGDDVDTAPVSRNAQLDIQSQTQPQPDAQPMQTQLVTPSNDPGQVAPVEPEPVQEEQPQEQAAAPAVQQPTGIEQQWRSYRVEPGKTLAQLFRDHSLPATDVYAMAQVEGAGKPLSNLQNGQMVQIRQNASGVVTGLTIDTGNGQQVLFTRQPDGSFIRAR; encoded by the coding sequence ATGCCCGGGCGATTTGAACTGAAACCTACCCTGGCGAAAATCTGGCATGCGCCGGATAATTTTCGCCTCATGGACCCGCTGCCTCCTCTGCATCGCAGGGGGATTATCATTGGCGCGCTGCTGGTGATCGTTGGCTTCCTGCTGCCTTCCGGCGGCGATGATGTCGACACCGCGCCGGTAAGCCGCAATGCGCAGCTGGATATCCAGTCGCAAACGCAACCGCAGCCAGACGCGCAGCCTATGCAGACCCAGCTGGTTACGCCGTCCAACGATCCTGGCCAGGTTGCGCCCGTCGAACCTGAACCTGTTCAGGAGGAGCAACCTCAGGAGCAGGCTGCCGCGCCAGCGGTCCAGCAGCCAACGGGCATTGAACAACAGTGGCGTTCTTATCGCGTTGAGCCGGGCAAAACGCTCGCCCAGCTGTTCCGCGACCATAGCCTACCCGCGACGGATGTCTACGCCATGGCGCAGGTAGAAGGCGCAGGCAAACCGCTGAGCAACCTGCAGAATGGCCAGATGGTGCAGATCCGCCAGAACGCCAGCGGCGTGGTGACCGGGCTGACGATCGATACCGGAAATGGACAGCAGGTGCTCTTTACCCGTCAGCCTGACGGCAGTTTTATCAGGGCACGCTAG
- a CDS encoding DMT family transporter produces MDTPLPTPLFARRNVAYACATLCCLLWGSSYPAIKSGYELFQIATDDIPSKVVFAGYRFLFAGVLLLLFALLQRKPIARLTPGQFGQLTILGLTQTSIQYTFFYIGLAYTTGVNGSIMNATGTFFSVLLAHFIYHNDRLSYNKTLGCILGFAGVMLVNFHSGLSEFHFVWNGDGFVVLAAFILSAATLYGKRISQTVDPTVMTGWQLAIGGLVLVVGGYATGGTLEVHSAKAAAVLGYLTLLSSVAFALWSVLLKVNRVSMIAPFNFVVPVAGTVLSAIFLGENILDIKYAIALVLVCSGIWWVNKRSA; encoded by the coding sequence ATGGATACCCCTCTGCCCACGCCTCTCTTTGCCCGTCGAAATGTGGCCTATGCCTGCGCCACGCTCTGCTGTCTGCTTTGGGGTAGCTCTTACCCGGCCATTAAAAGCGGCTACGAACTGTTTCAGATCGCCACCGATGATATTCCGTCGAAAGTGGTGTTTGCCGGATACCGTTTTCTTTTTGCGGGTGTATTGCTGCTGCTGTTTGCGCTGTTGCAGCGTAAACCTATCGCCAGACTTACGCCGGGGCAGTTTGGCCAGCTTACGATCCTGGGGCTGACGCAGACGTCCATTCAGTACACGTTCTTTTATATCGGGCTGGCGTATACGACCGGCGTTAACGGCTCGATAATGAACGCTACCGGAACCTTCTTCAGCGTGTTGCTGGCACACTTTATCTACCACAACGACAGGCTCAGCTATAACAAGACGCTGGGCTGTATTCTGGGGTTTGCCGGGGTGATGCTGGTGAATTTTCACAGCGGGCTAAGCGAGTTCCATTTTGTCTGGAACGGTGACGGTTTTGTGGTGCTTGCTGCCTTTATCCTTTCTGCCGCCACGCTCTACGGAAAACGTATCTCACAGACGGTCGACCCTACGGTGATGACCGGCTGGCAGCTGGCTATCGGCGGGCTGGTACTGGTGGTGGGCGGATACGCAACGGGCGGAACGCTGGAAGTGCACAGCGCTAAGGCCGCTGCCGTGCTTGGGTATCTGACGCTGCTTTCATCCGTGGCGTTTGCGCTGTGGAGCGTGCTTCTGAAGGTCAATCGCGTCAGCATGATTGCGCCGTTTAACTTCGTTGTACCGGTGGCGGGCACGGTGCTATCCGCGATTTTCCTTGGGGAAAACATTCTGGATATCAAATACGCGATTGCGCTGGTGCTGGTCTGCTCGGGGATCTGGTGGGTCAATAAGCGGAGTGCCTGA
- the rplI gene encoding 50S ribosomal protein L9 has protein sequence MQVILLDKVANLGSLGDQVNVKAGYARNFLVPQGKAVPATKKNVEFFEARRAELEAKLADVLAAANARAESINALGTVTIASKSGDEGKLFGSIGTRDIADAVSAAGVKVAKSEVRLPNGVLRTTGEHEVDFQVHSEVFAKLVVNVVAE, from the coding sequence ATGCAAGTTATTCTGCTTGATAAAGTAGCAAACCTGGGTAGCCTGGGTGATCAGGTAAACGTTAAAGCGGGTTACGCTCGTAACTTCCTGGTACCACAGGGTAAAGCTGTTCCAGCTACCAAGAAAAACGTAGAGTTTTTCGAAGCACGTCGCGCTGAACTGGAAGCCAAACTGGCTGACGTTCTGGCGGCTGCTAACGCTCGCGCTGAGTCAATCAACGCACTGGGCACTGTTACCATCGCGTCCAAATCTGGCGACGAAGGTAAACTGTTCGGTTCCATCGGTACCCGCGATATCGCTGATGCAGTTTCTGCAGCAGGCGTTAAAGTGGCTAAGAGCGAAGTTCGTCTGCCGAACGGCGTTCTGCGTACCACTGGTGAGCACGAAGTTGACTTCCAGGTTCACAGCGAAGTGTTCGCTAAACTGGTTGTTAACGTAGTAGCTGAGTAA
- the rpsR gene encoding 30S ribosomal protein S18 gives MARYFRRRKFCRFTAEGVVEIDYKDIATLKNYITESGKIVPSRITGTRAKYQRQLARCIKRARYLSLLPYTDRHQ, from the coding sequence ATGGCACGTTATTTCCGTCGTCGCAAGTTCTGCCGTTTCACCGCGGAAGGCGTTGTTGAGATTGATTACAAAGACATCGCAACGTTGAAAAACTACATTACCGAAAGCGGTAAAATTGTCCCGAGCCGTATCACCGGTACTCGTGCAAAATACCAGCGTCAGCTGGCTCGCTGCATCAAGCGCGCTCGCTACCTGTCCCTGCTGCCGTATACCGATCGTCATCAGTAA
- the priB gene encoding primosomal replication protein N, which produces MTNRLVLSGTVCRPPLRKVSPSGIPHCQFVLEHRSVQEEAGFHRQAWCQMPVIISGHENQAITHSITVGSAVTVQGFISCHKAKNGLTKMVLHAEQIDLIDSGD; this is translated from the coding sequence ATGACCAACCGTCTGGTGTTGTCTGGCACTGTGTGCAGGCCCCCCCTTCGAAAGGTCAGCCCCTCAGGAATTCCTCATTGCCAGTTCGTGCTTGAGCATCGTTCTGTGCAAGAGGAAGCCGGGTTTCACCGGCAGGCGTGGTGCCAAATGCCCGTTATTATTAGCGGACACGAAAACCAGGCCATTACTCACAGTATAACGGTCGGTAGCGCAGTCACTGTTCAGGGGTTCATTTCTTGCCACAAGGCAAAGAACGGCCTGACAAAAATGGTTCTGCATGCCGAGCAGATTGATTTGATAGATTCTGGAGACTAG
- the rpsF gene encoding 30S ribosomal protein S6: MRHYEIVFMVHPDQSEQVPGMIERYTGAITAAEGTIHRLEDWGRRQLAYPINKLHKAHYVLLNVEAPQEAIDELETNFRFNDAVIRSMVMRTKHAVTEASPMVKAKDERRERRDDFANETADDSDAGDSEE, encoded by the coding sequence ATGCGTCATTACGAAATCGTTTTTATGGTCCATCCTGACCAGAGCGAACAGGTTCCGGGTATGATCGAGCGCTACACTGGTGCAATCACTGCAGCAGAAGGCACGATCCATCGTCTGGAAGACTGGGGCCGCCGTCAGCTGGCTTATCCGATCAACAAACTGCACAAAGCTCACTACGTTCTGCTGAACGTTGAAGCACCGCAGGAAGCGATCGATGAGCTGGAAACTAACTTCCGCTTCAACGATGCCGTTATCCGCAGCATGGTTATGCGTACTAAGCACGCAGTTACCGAAGCATCTCCGATGGTTAAAGCGAAAGACGAGCGCCGTGAGCGTCGCGATGATTTCGCAAACGAAACCGCAGATGATTCTGATGCTGGGGATTCTGAAGAGTAA
- the yjfY gene encoding DUF1471 family protein YjfY translates to MKKIAIAVMAALLLSANAMAAIKIDGRQARNMDDVQSLGVIYINHNFATESEADQALNEETDAQGAKYYHLMLTREPGSNGNMHASADIYR, encoded by the coding sequence ATGAAAAAAATCGCAATCGCCGTAATGGCTGCGCTTTTGCTTAGTGCAAATGCGATGGCAGCCATCAAGATAGATGGCCGACAGGCCAGAAACATGGACGATGTGCAAAGCTTAGGCGTAATTTATATCAATCATAACTTCGCCACTGAAAGTGAAGCAGATCAGGCTCTTAATGAAGAAACCGATGCTCAGGGTGCAAAATACTATCACCTCATGCTGACCCGTGAACCCGGTAGCAACGGCAACATGCACGCCAGCGCAGATATTTACCGATGA
- a CDS encoding L-ribulose-5-phosphate 4-epimerase, whose product MHKLKQQVFEANMDLPRYGLVTFTWGNVSAIDREQGLIVIKPSGVAYDTMKAEDMVVVDLDGKVVEGKWRPSSDTATHLALYRRYPSLGGVVHTHSTHATAWAQAGLPIPALGTTHADYFFGDIPCTRALTQAEVEGEYELNTGKVIIDTLGESEPLHTPGIVVYQHGPFAWGKDAHDAVHNAVVMEEVARMAWIARGINPQLQGIDDYLMNKHFMRKHGPNAYYGQK is encoded by the coding sequence ATGCATAAGCTCAAACAGCAGGTCTTTGAGGCCAACATGGATCTGCCGCGTTATGGCCTGGTGACCTTCACCTGGGGCAACGTAAGCGCTATTGACCGCGAGCAGGGGCTGATCGTGATTAAGCCTAGCGGCGTCGCGTATGACACCATGAAAGCTGAAGATATGGTGGTTGTGGATCTCGACGGTAAGGTTGTGGAAGGAAAATGGCGGCCCTCTTCAGATACCGCAACCCATCTGGCGCTGTATCGCCGATATCCGTCGCTTGGCGGTGTCGTGCATACCCACTCGACGCACGCGACGGCCTGGGCGCAGGCGGGGCTGCCCATACCTGCACTCGGAACGACCCATGCGGACTACTTTTTTGGCGACATCCCCTGCACGCGCGCACTAACGCAGGCGGAAGTGGAGGGCGAGTACGAGCTCAACACCGGCAAGGTGATCATCGACACGTTGGGTGAAAGTGAGCCGCTGCATACGCCGGGGATTGTCGTGTATCAGCATGGCCCTTTCGCCTGGGGTAAAGACGCTCACGACGCGGTACATAATGCGGTCGTCATGGAGGAAGTGGCACGTATGGCGTGGATTGCCCGCGGCATCAACCCACAGCTTCAGGGCATTGATGACTACCTGATGAACAAGCATTTCATGCGCAAGCATGGCCCAAATGCCTACTACGGGCAGAAGTGA
- a CDS encoding L-ribulose-5-phosphate 3-epimerase has protein sequence MLSKQVPLGIYEKALPAGECWLERLQLAKQLGFDFVEMSVDETDERLSRLDWSREQRLALVSAVAETGVRVPSMCLSAHRRFPLGSEDDAVRAQGLEIMRKAIRFAQDVGIRVIQLAGYDVYYQEANDETRRRFRDGLKESVEMASRAQVTLAMEIMDYPLMNSISKALGYAHYLNNPWFQLYPDIGNLSAWDNDVQMELQAGIGHIVAVHVKDTRPGVFKNVPFGAGVVDFERCFETLKQTGYCGPYLIEMWSETSDDPAAEVAKARDWVRERMARAGLLEAEHA, from the coding sequence ATGTTGTCAAAACAGGTCCCGCTTGGCATCTATGAAAAGGCACTCCCCGCGGGGGAGTGCTGGCTGGAGCGGTTGCAGCTGGCAAAACAGCTGGGTTTCGATTTTGTCGAAATGTCCGTGGATGAGACGGACGAGCGCCTTTCTCGCCTCGACTGGAGCCGCGAACAGCGGCTGGCGCTGGTGAGCGCCGTTGCTGAAACAGGCGTGCGCGTGCCGTCCATGTGCCTGAGCGCCCACCGTCGTTTTCCACTCGGCAGCGAAGACGATGCCGTACGCGCGCAGGGGCTGGAGATCATGCGTAAAGCCATTCGCTTTGCGCAGGATGTCGGTATCCGCGTGATCCAGCTGGCGGGTTATGACGTTTACTATCAGGAAGCCAACGATGAAACGCGCCGTCGTTTCCGCGACGGCCTGAAAGAGAGCGTCGAGATGGCAAGTCGCGCACAGGTCACGCTGGCGATGGAGATAATGGACTACCCGTTGATGAACTCCATTAGCAAGGCGCTGGGCTACGCGCACTATCTGAATAACCCGTGGTTCCAGCTTTATCCCGATATCGGCAACCTGTCGGCATGGGATAACGACGTGCAGATGGAGCTGCAGGCGGGCATCGGGCATATCGTGGCGGTACACGTTAAAGACACTCGTCCAGGCGTCTTCAAAAATGTACCGTTCGGCGCCGGGGTGGTGGATTTCGAACGATGCTTCGAGACGCTCAAGCAGACAGGTTATTGCGGGCCTTACCTGATTGAGATGTGGAGCGAAACGTCGGATGACCCGGCTGCAGAAGTGGCGAAAGCGCGCGACTGGGTGCGCGAGCGTATGGCGCGGGCAGGGCTGCTGGAGGCGGAACATGCATAA
- the ulaD gene encoding 3-keto-L-gulonate-6-phosphate decarboxylase UlaD, translating to MSLPMLQVALDNQTLSHAYETTRLIAEEVDIIEVGTILCVGEGVRAVRDLKALYPHKIVLADAKIADAGKILSRMCFEANADWVTVICCADINTAKGALDVAKEFNGDVQIELTGFWTWEQAQEWRDAGIQQVVYHRSRDAQAAGVAWGEADISAIKRLADMGFKVTVTGGLALEDLPLFQGIPIHVFIAGRSIRDAASPVEAARQFKRSIAQLWG from the coding sequence ATGTCATTACCAATGTTGCAGGTTGCGCTGGATAACCAGACGCTGTCACACGCTTATGAAACTACCCGCCTGATCGCGGAAGAAGTGGACATCATCGAAGTGGGCACCATTTTGTGCGTGGGCGAAGGCGTTCGCGCCGTGCGTGACCTGAAGGCGCTGTATCCGCATAAAATCGTGCTGGCGGATGCCAAAATTGCAGACGCAGGCAAAATCCTCTCCCGCATGTGCTTTGAAGCCAATGCCGACTGGGTGACCGTCATTTGCTGTGCCGATATCAACACCGCGAAAGGTGCGCTGGACGTGGCAAAAGAGTTCAACGGCGACGTGCAGATTGAGCTGACCGGCTTCTGGACCTGGGAGCAGGCGCAGGAGTGGCGCGACGCGGGCATTCAGCAGGTGGTTTACCATCGTAGCCGTGATGCGCAGGCTGCAGGCGTGGCGTGGGGTGAAGCGGATATCAGCGCGATTAAGCGTCTGGCGGATATGGGCTTCAAAGTCACCGTCACCGGCGGTCTGGCGCTGGAGGATCTGCCGCTGTTCCAGGGTATCCCGATTCACGTCTTTATTGCCGGTCGTAGCATTCGTGATGCGGCGTCTCCGGTGGAAGCGGCGCGTCAGTTCAAACGCTCAATCGCTCAGCTTTGGGGCTAA
- the ulaC gene encoding PTS ascorbate transporter subunit IIA, with protein MKLRDSLVENNAILLQAEASTWQEAVKLSVDLLVKADVVEPRYYQAILDGVAQHGPYFVIAPGLAMPHGRPEEGVKKTGFALVTLKTPLVFNHEDNDPVDILITMAAVDANTHQEVGIMQIVNLFDDEANFDRLRACRTEQEVLDLIDNATAAAV; from the coding sequence ATGAAACTACGTGATTCGCTGGTGGAGAATAACGCCATCCTTTTGCAGGCTGAGGCCAGCACATGGCAGGAAGCGGTAAAGCTGAGCGTGGATCTGCTGGTAAAGGCTGACGTTGTCGAGCCGCGTTACTACCAGGCCATTCTTGATGGCGTGGCGCAGCACGGCCCCTATTTTGTGATCGCACCGGGTCTGGCAATGCCGCACGGCCGCCCGGAAGAGGGCGTCAAAAAAACCGGCTTTGCGCTGGTGACGCTGAAAACGCCGCTGGTGTTTAACCATGAAGATAACGACCCGGTCGACATCCTGATCACCATGGCGGCGGTTGATGCCAACACCCACCAGGAGGTGGGCATCATGCAGATCGTCAATCTGTTTGATGATGAAGCCAATTTCGACCGTTTACGCGCCTGCCGTACCGAGCAGGAAGTGCTTGATTTAATTGATAACGCCACAGCAGCGGCAGTCTAA
- the ulaB gene encoding PTS ascorbate transporter subunit IIB: MTVRILAVCGNGQGSSMIMKMKVDQFLTQSNIDHTVNSCAVGEYKSELSGADIIIASTHIAGEITVTGNKYVVGVRNMLSPADFGPKLLEVIKAHFPQDVK; encoded by the coding sequence ATGACCGTACGTATCCTGGCTGTGTGTGGCAATGGGCAAGGCAGCTCCATGATCATGAAGATGAAGGTGGACCAGTTTTTAACCCAGTCAAACATTGACCACACGGTAAACAGCTGCGCGGTGGGTGAATACAAAAGTGAGCTGAGCGGCGCAGATATCATCATCGCTTCTACCCATATCGCCGGCGAAATCACCGTGACGGGCAATAAATATGTGGTGGGCGTGCGCAACATGCTGTCGCCTGCGGATTTCGGGCCAAAACTGCTGGAAGTGATCAAAGCGCACTTCCCACAAGACGTGAAGTAA
- the ulaG gene encoding L-ascorbate 6-phosphate lactonase: MSKVNTITRESWILSTFPEWGCWLNEEIEQEQVAPGTFAMWWLGCTGIWLKSEGGANICVDFWCGTGKQSHGNPLMKKGHQMQRMAGVEKLQPNLRTTPFVLDPFAIRQIDAVLSTHDHNDHIDVNVAAAVMQNCADDVPFIGPQTCVDLWIGWGVPKERCIVMKPGDVVKIKDVEIHALDAFDRTALITLPADQKAAGVLPDGMDERAVNYLFKTPGGSLYHSGDSHYSNYYAKHGNEHQIDVALGSYGENPRGITDKMTSADMLRMAEALNTKVVIPFHHDIWSNFQADPQEIRVLWEMKKDRLKYGFKPFIWQVGGKFTWPLDKDNLEYHYPRGFDDCFTIEPDLPFKSFL, from the coding sequence ATGAGTAAAGTGAACACCATCACCCGTGAATCATGGATTCTGAGCACCTTCCCCGAGTGGGGTTGCTGGCTGAACGAAGAGATTGAACAGGAACAGGTTGCTCCTGGCACCTTTGCCATGTGGTGGCTGGGCTGTACCGGTATCTGGCTGAAATCAGAAGGTGGCGCGAATATCTGCGTCGATTTCTGGTGCGGCACCGGTAAACAGAGCCACGGCAACCCGCTGATGAAAAAAGGCCATCAGATGCAGCGCATGGCGGGCGTGGAAAAGCTCCAGCCAAACCTGCGTACCACACCGTTTGTCCTCGACCCGTTTGCGATTCGTCAGATCGACGCCGTCCTGTCTACCCACGATCACAACGATCACATCGACGTGAACGTGGCAGCCGCGGTGATGCAGAACTGTGCAGACGACGTGCCGTTCATTGGGCCGCAGACCTGCGTGGATTTATGGATTGGCTGGGGCGTGCCGAAAGAGCGCTGCATTGTGATGAAGCCAGGCGACGTGGTGAAAATAAAAGACGTTGAAATCCACGCGCTGGATGCCTTTGACCGTACAGCATTGATTACTCTGCCAGCCGACCAGAAAGCGGCAGGCGTCCTGCCAGACGGTATGGACGAGCGTGCGGTGAACTACCTGTTCAAAACGCCTGGCGGTTCGCTGTATCACAGCGGTGACTCCCACTACTCCAACTACTATGCGAAGCACGGTAATGAGCACCAGATCGACGTGGCGCTCGGCTCCTACGGTGAGAACCCGCGCGGTATTACGGACAAGATGACCAGTGCCGATATGCTGCGCATGGCGGAAGCGCTGAACACCAAAGTTGTGATCCCGTTCCACCACGATATCTGGTCAAACTTCCAGGCCGATCCGCAGGAAATCCGCGTGCTGTGGGAGATGAAAAAAGATCGTCTGAAGTATGGCTTTAAGCCGTTCATCTGGCAGGTGGGTGGCAAGTTCACCTGGCCGCTGGATAAAGACAATCTTGAATACCACTATCCGCGTGGATTCGATGATTGCTTCACCATTGAACCGGACCTGCCATTTAAATCATTCCTCTGA